The proteins below come from a single Bacteroidota bacterium genomic window:
- a CDS encoding response regulator transcription factor → MKKIRLLLVEDNRLLREGIISLIKEHEDIRVVAALGPNDDILEKVKTTKPNVLLLDLGLRNQNSLQIVANSKAISPATRVIVMSLIPTQEDVLEFVRAGVSGFILKDATIDDFLKTIRSVAQGAKVLPSLMTGSLFSQIVEHAVNGSRGASSKLMESVRMTRRERQVIELISDGLTNKEIAQKLHLSPYTVKSHVHNILEKLALHTRVQIARYAHTTETVKEIADSVSLLQD, encoded by the coding sequence ATGAAGAAAATCCGGCTGCTGCTCGTTGAAGACAATCGTCTTCTTCGCGAAGGTATCATCTCGTTGATCAAAGAACATGAAGATATCCGCGTGGTCGCGGCACTCGGGCCGAATGATGACATCCTGGAAAAGGTCAAAACCACCAAACCCAACGTGTTGCTTCTCGATCTCGGCCTCCGAAATCAGAACAGCCTCCAAATTGTCGCTAATTCGAAAGCAATATCACCGGCGACCAGGGTTATCGTGATGTCTCTCATCCCTACCCAGGAGGATGTCCTGGAGTTTGTGCGGGCGGGGGTATCCGGGTTTATACTGAAGGATGCGACAATTGATGATTTTCTGAAGACGATCCGGTCGGTCGCTCAAGGCGCAAAAGTGTTGCCCTCGCTCATGACCGGGTCGCTGTTTTCTCAGATCGTTGAACACGCCGTGAACGGCTCGAGGGGGGCCTCATCGAAATTGATGGAATCGGTGCGCATGACGAGGCGCGAGCGGCAGGTGATCGAGCTGATTTCCGACGGCCTGACCAACAAGGAAATAGCGCAAAAGCTTCATCTTTCACCCTATACGGTAAAGAGCCACGTTCACAACATACTCGAGAAGTTGGCACTGCATACACGCGTCCAGATCGCCCGGTACGCGCACACCACCGAAACCGTCAAAGAGATAGCGGATTCCGTGTCCCTCCTCCAAGACTAA
- a CDS encoding lmo0937 family membrane protein, which produces MLYTIAIVLIALWLLGLVTSYTVGGLVHILLVIAIAVVLIRVIQGRNPIGKGA; this is translated from the coding sequence ATGTTATACACCATCGCTATTGTTCTGATCGCACTGTGGCTGCTCGGACTCGTCACCTCATACACCGTGGGCGGGCTCGTCCACATACTCCTGGTCATCGCGATTGCGGTTGTCTTGATCAGAGTTATTCAAGGCCGCAATCCGATCGGCAAAGGGGCCTGA
- a CDS encoding ice-binding family protein, with the protein MLTVVFLAASIAVCQSPATVALGSASTFAELSGSGVTSTGATIINGDLGVSPGTGLTGAPTVNGATHLADSVAAQAQLDLTTAYNDAAGRTLAAVTVAGNLGGQTLTPGLYKSGTSLEISSGDLTLDGQGDANAVFIFQMGSTLVTTSARQVILTNGAQAANIFWQVGSSATLGTTSVFKGNILALASISFMTGATLDGRALAQTGGVTFDGNTVTMPSGITGVKGGSTAETFTLSQNYPNPFNPSTKIEYSIQKAGMVSLRLYNVLGSEVATLVNGEQEAGKYAVQFNTNKGTIGLASGVYFYRLETGSLVSVRKLVLMR; encoded by the coding sequence ATGCTGACGGTTGTCTTTTTGGCGGCTTCCATCGCTGTATGCCAATCCCCGGCGACTGTCGCCCTTGGATCGGCTTCCACATTTGCGGAGCTTTCAGGCTCCGGTGTGACCAGCACCGGGGCGACAATCATCAATGGGGATCTTGGCGTAAGCCCGGGTACCGGGCTGACAGGAGCTCCGACGGTGAATGGGGCGACACATCTTGCGGATAGTGTTGCAGCCCAGGCGCAACTCGACCTGACGACTGCGTATAACGACGCAGCCGGCCGGACCCTCGCGGCGGTCACTGTGGCCGGAAATCTTGGCGGGCAGACCCTCACACCGGGTCTCTATAAGTCCGGCACCTCGCTGGAGATCTCCTCGGGGGATCTCACGCTCGACGGACAGGGCGATGCGAACGCGGTGTTCATCTTTCAAATGGGGTCCACGCTCGTCACGACCTCCGCCCGCCAGGTGATCCTGACCAATGGCGCTCAGGCGGCCAACATCTTCTGGCAGGTAGGGAGTTCGGCGACTCTTGGAACCACTTCGGTCTTCAAGGGAAACATCCTGGCCCTGGCCTCCATTTCCTTTATGACCGGCGCGACGCTTGACGGAAGAGCGCTGGCTCAGACAGGCGGGGTTACGTTTGACGGCAACACCGTCACCATGCCGTCGGGGATCACCGGCGTCAAAGGCGGATCGACGGCTGAAACGTTTACACTCTCGCAGAATTATCCGAACCCGTTCAATCCTTCAACAAAGATCGAATACAGCATTCAGAAGGCAGGGATGGTTTCGTTACGGCTCTACAATGTTCTTGGTAGCGAGGTTGCGACCCTGGTGAATGGCGAGCAGGAGGCCGGCAAGTATGCCGTCCAGTTCAACACCAACAAGGGGACAATCGGTCTCGCAAGCGGTGTCTATTTTTACCGCCTGGAAACCGGATCGCTCGTGTCGGTCAGGAAATTAGTTCTGATGAGGTGA